From Herpetosiphon gulosus, the proteins below share one genomic window:
- a CDS encoding YceI family protein, with amino-acid sequence MKKIGLIIGGVIAIAVIGAIAYTLWLTSDVEVATGTPVAATLVLPTTAPTTAAAPATATTTSDNTAAATPTTAAEPTTDASQPAAAGAKIYRIDASQSSASYQVRETFLQDNKIVDAVGVTKAIAGDLLIDTATPANSQVGEIVVDISQLQSDSERRDNAIRREWLESSKYPNAVFKNAVISNLPSDLKEGVEFTFQITGDMTIHDTTNPLTFDVTATLNGDTLTGKATTKFNMSSFNVDAPDIGGMLKAEDEVLLTLDLVATAVAQ; translated from the coding sequence ATGAAGAAAATTGGTTTAATTATCGGTGGCGTTATTGCCATCGCCGTGATTGGCGCAATTGCCTATACCTTATGGCTCACATCAGATGTTGAGGTAGCCACTGGCACACCAGTAGCAGCAACCTTGGTCTTGCCAACGACAGCTCCAACGACTGCGGCAGCACCAGCCACCGCCACGACCACCAGCGATAATACTGCTGCTGCTACTCCCACGACCGCAGCCGAACCAACTACAGATGCTTCACAACCAGCCGCTGCTGGGGCAAAAATCTATCGCATCGATGCCAGCCAATCAAGTGCTAGCTATCAGGTGCGTGAAACCTTCTTGCAAGATAACAAAATTGTCGATGCAGTTGGCGTAACCAAAGCGATCGCTGGCGATCTTTTGATCGATACTGCGACCCCAGCTAACTCGCAAGTTGGTGAAATTGTGGTTGATATCAGCCAATTGCAATCGGATAGCGAACGCCGCGATAATGCGATTCGCCGCGAATGGCTCGAATCGTCGAAATATCCCAACGCTGTTTTCAAGAATGCCGTCATCAGCAACTTGCCCAGCGATCTCAAAGAAGGCGTTGAATTCACCTTCCAAATCACCGGCGATATGACGATTCACGATACAACCAACCCATTGACCTTCGATGTCACTGCAACCTTGAATGGCGACACCTTGACTGGTAAGGCTACCACCAAATTCAACATGAGTAGTTTCAATGTCGATGCCCCTGACATTGGCGGCATGCTCAAAGCCGAAGATGAAGTCTTGTTGACCTTGGATTTGGTCGCTACGGCAGTCGCCCAATAA
- a CDS encoding HindVP family restriction endonuclease, with protein MLDRLNQPGLFGITNSNRDFTKKEAWGKNQFNNAFPIALACFMFSQQIKPVYIRLDNRIITHSYIDVEQIFQINPLDQKAFFAFEHSYHPYAELIIGKTPAIDVVISNLQHSQIITAFEIKLTAIPDNTTATLPDHLQGCEIVIRPDTIVYLALSIAKIFQQNPVVLLDILEPTCSKIVDWEDTRIIQSSIPLFCELLYILFERYQHAQIPILLQPIWKTQGKLSILHEQCLDLFVWSNFALTKVFLDSSIKPSEKSITRPERTTVWLIKMLYDFAQHGKIDYKRTLDRITFNLKNDKAFAASGMITRKYMSSPELHNPRIRRDWIKQIIINGGQHYLSPERRLDSAIVSTPGLFEDAP; from the coding sequence ATGCTGGATCGACTTAATCAACCAGGCTTGTTTGGGATAACAAATTCCAATCGAGATTTCACAAAAAAAGAAGCTTGGGGCAAAAATCAATTTAATAATGCGTTTCCCATTGCTTTGGCTTGTTTTATGTTTAGCCAGCAGATCAAACCTGTCTATATTCGGTTAGATAATCGAATTATCACTCATAGCTATATTGATGTAGAGCAAATATTTCAAATCAATCCATTAGATCAAAAGGCATTTTTTGCCTTTGAACATAGTTATCATCCATATGCTGAACTTATTATTGGCAAAACACCAGCAATTGATGTTGTTATTAGTAATCTACAACATTCTCAGATTATCACTGCCTTTGAAATAAAATTAACCGCGATTCCCGATAATACAACTGCAACACTTCCAGATCATCTTCAAGGCTGTGAAATTGTTATTCGTCCCGATACAATTGTTTATTTGGCACTCAGTATTGCTAAAATTTTTCAACAAAACCCTGTTGTCCTATTGGATATTTTGGAACCTACCTGTTCTAAAATTGTTGATTGGGAAGATACTCGAATTATTCAATCAAGCATTCCGTTATTTTGCGAGCTGTTGTATATTCTTTTTGAGCGCTACCAGCATGCTCAAATACCGATTTTGCTCCAACCAATTTGGAAAACCCAAGGAAAATTATCAATTCTTCATGAACAATGCCTTGATCTTTTTGTATGGAGCAATTTTGCATTGACGAAAGTGTTCTTGGATAGTTCCATAAAACCTTCCGAAAAATCAATTACGCGACCTGAACGAACAACTGTTTGGTTAATCAAAATGCTCTATGATTTTGCCCAGCATGGCAAAATCGATTATAAGCGAACGCTTGATCGAATTACCTTTAATTTAAAAAATGATAAAGCTTTTGCTGCTAGTGGAATGATCACACGAAAATATATGAGTTCACCAGAACTGCATAATCCACGCATTCGACGTGACTGGATCAAACAAATTATTATCAATGGTGGTCAGCATTACCTTAGCCCTGAACGGCGGTTGGATAGTGCGATTGTGAGTACACCTGGCTTATTCGAGGATGCGCCATGA
- a CDS encoding phosphotransferase — protein sequence MMQQLDLLWETGDVNQALQQRFGWDAASASAWVSALLHKHYGLDDIQIVRWSISAGNAIIWVKHDQERWIFKISADRGRHAQIEQSVELQHWLSVQQMSVPLIVPTTTEQRVLKINERCVYLQQWLDGTPPDPDSSQQLWRIGEETAKLQRILADYPQAGQLPRVLLPLEQVCMGLAAWLGDTPDAAPLHQELAQLAKQELAHLPSGVCHNDIRAANLLFNGDELQAVLDFEEVGWRCLVLELAWTAVHGLTMYRNWQPCTVAQQQAIIAGYQSIRPLTEAELAILPKLCRLQNLYLLCSQGATATDAIQWLKEINFGSISPLNHP from the coding sequence ATGATGCAACAACTCGATCTTTTGTGGGAAACTGGCGATGTCAACCAAGCCTTACAACAACGCTTTGGCTGGGATGCTGCCAGTGCAAGCGCGTGGGTGTCCGCGTTGCTCCACAAGCACTATGGCCTTGATGATATCCAAATTGTGCGCTGGAGTATTAGTGCTGGCAATGCAATAATTTGGGTCAAGCACGATCAGGAGCGCTGGATTTTTAAAATAAGTGCTGATCGTGGCCGCCATGCGCAAATCGAACAAAGTGTTGAGCTTCAACACTGGCTTTCAGTACAACAAATGTCTGTCCCGTTGATCGTCCCAACTACGACTGAGCAACGAGTGCTTAAGATTAACGAACGATGTGTATATCTCCAACAGTGGCTTGATGGAACACCTCCTGACCCTGATTCTAGCCAGCAGTTATGGAGAATTGGTGAAGAAACTGCCAAGCTTCAGCGAATATTAGCCGATTATCCACAGGCTGGGCAACTTCCACGAGTGCTTTTGCCGCTCGAACAGGTGTGTATGGGCTTGGCAGCTTGGCTTGGCGACACACCAGATGCTGCGCCATTGCACCAAGAGCTAGCGCAACTTGCCAAACAAGAGCTAGCGCATTTGCCAAGTGGTGTTTGTCATAACGATATTCGGGCCGCAAATTTACTTTTCAATGGTGACGAATTGCAAGCTGTGCTGGATTTTGAAGAAGTTGGTTGGCGCTGCTTAGTGCTTGAGTTGGCTTGGACGGCAGTTCATGGCTTGACGATGTATCGTAATTGGCAACCTTGCACGGTAGCCCAACAACAAGCAATTATTGCTGGCTATCAATCAATTCGGCCTTTGACCGAGGCTGAACTGGCGATTTTGCCAAAGCTGTGTCGTTTACAAAACCTTTACCTGTTATGTTCGCAGGGAGCAACGGCAACGGATGCAATACAATGGTTAAAGGAAATTAACTTTGGTTCAATATCCCCCCTAAATCACCCCTAA
- the purB gene encoding adenylosuccinate lyase, with amino-acid sequence MNQQALLAIGPLDGRYRKDVEALSGHFSEAALWRYRVRVEVEYLLFLARAPRIGLIEGIDGQLAGALRNLYRQFSVDDAVAIATWDRKVNHDVKAVEYWLREKLDLLGLGQYKEAVHFALTSEDVNNLAYALMVQESRDVVLLPALGNILGQLRDMQIEHAEAPLLAKTHGQPATPTTMGKEIAVFAARVNRGIEQLLHIRLTGKLNGATGTYAAHYAAFPDVDWITFSSAFVKFLGLEPTLLSTQIEPHDSIVEVGDALRRVNTILVDLSQDMWRYISDSVFGQASVAGEVGSSTMPHKVNPIDFENAEGNLLLANSLLEFFGRKLPISRLQRDLSDSTVLRNLGVAFGHSLFAYQRLLKGLRKLAFNAEKAYAELAGHPEVLTEAIQTILRRERYPEPYEAMKKLARGRQITLEDLHSFIDELEVQPEVREELRALRPETYIGLAAKLARKKI; translated from the coding sequence ATTAATCAACAGGCTTTACTGGCGATTGGGCCGCTTGATGGCCGCTATCGTAAAGATGTTGAGGCGCTTAGTGGCCACTTTAGCGAAGCCGCGTTATGGCGCTATCGCGTGCGGGTTGAAGTTGAATATTTATTATTTTTGGCTCGAGCACCACGCATTGGCCTGATCGAAGGCATCGATGGTCAGTTAGCTGGAGCTTTGCGCAATTTATATCGTCAATTTAGCGTCGATGATGCAGTGGCAATTGCAACTTGGGATCGCAAGGTCAACCACGATGTGAAGGCGGTGGAATATTGGCTGCGCGAAAAGCTCGATCTGCTTGGGCTTGGCCAATACAAAGAGGCAGTTCACTTTGCCCTAACCTCGGAAGATGTCAATAATCTAGCCTATGCGTTGATGGTGCAAGAATCACGTGATGTGGTGTTATTACCAGCGTTGGGCAATATTCTCGGCCAATTGCGTGATATGCAAATTGAGCATGCCGAAGCGCCATTATTGGCGAAAACCCACGGCCAACCAGCTACCCCAACCACCATGGGCAAAGAAATTGCGGTTTTCGCCGCCCGCGTCAATCGCGGCATCGAACAGCTCTTACATATCCGATTAACCGGTAAACTGAATGGGGCAACTGGCACATATGCTGCACATTATGCTGCTTTCCCCGATGTTGATTGGATCACGTTTAGCTCGGCGTTTGTGAAGTTTTTGGGTTTGGAGCCAACCCTGCTGAGCACTCAAATTGAGCCACACGATAGCATTGTTGAGGTTGGCGATGCTTTGCGCCGCGTCAACACAATTTTGGTCGATCTCTCGCAGGATATGTGGCGCTATATTTCCGATTCGGTGTTTGGCCAAGCGAGTGTGGCAGGCGAGGTTGGTTCATCGACCATGCCTCACAAAGTTAATCCGATTGACTTTGAAAATGCCGAAGGCAATTTGTTGCTAGCCAATAGCTTGCTGGAGTTTTTTGGCCGCAAGTTGCCAATTTCGCGTCTGCAACGCGATTTATCGGATAGCACGGTGCTGCGTAATCTTGGCGTAGCCTTTGGCCATAGTTTGTTTGCCTATCAACGTTTGCTCAAGGGCTTACGCAAATTGGCCTTCAACGCCGAAAAAGCCTACGCCGAATTAGCAGGGCATCCCGAAGTCTTGACCGAGGCAATTCAAACGATTTTGCGCCGCGAACGCTACCCCGAGCCATACGAAGCCATGAAAAAGCTGGCTCGCGGTCGCCAAATTACGCTTGAAGATTTGCATAGCTTTATCGATGAGCTTGAGGTGCAGCCCGAAGTGCGCGAGGAATTACGGGCTTTGCGGCCTGAAACCTATATTGGCCTCGCCGCCAAACTGGCCCGCAAGAAGATTTAA
- the rpsA gene encoding 30S ribosomal protein S1: MDEQTQPGMDQSDVIPSTGLDTTPQADYSGDDDRALLEEYLRDPAHDYRNLKYGDSVDGTIVRVDRDEVLVDIGSKSEGVVPGREMTSLSSEERAELKVGDVLLVTVVQTEDAEGRIVLSIDKARQEKSWRALQVNHEAGDVIHAAVTNYNKGGLLVNLSGVRGFVPSSQVSSVSRGSDVQKQSDMAKLVGQTLPLKIIEINRSRNRLILSERQAVQEVRDSRKDQLLEKLEPGAVRTGRVTSLCDFGAFVDIGGADGLVHLSELSWSRVKHPEEVLKVGDAVSVYILSVDEDKKRIALSIKRTQAEPWTTVTDRYQIGQSVSGVVTQLTAFGAFVRLEDGIEGLIHISEMSDERIQHPRDVINEGDSVSARIIRIDPTRKRIGLSTRSGSAESSAEATAEATPEATTSDAAEDDK, from the coding sequence ATGGACGAGCAAACACAACCGGGCATGGATCAATCTGATGTGATTCCTAGCACAGGATTGGACACGACCCCACAGGCCGATTATTCTGGCGATGATGATCGAGCCTTGCTGGAGGAGTATCTCCGTGATCCAGCCCACGATTATCGCAATCTCAAGTATGGTGATTCGGTCGATGGCACGATTGTTCGCGTTGATCGCGACGAGGTGTTGGTCGATATTGGCTCCAAGTCGGAAGGCGTGGTGCCAGGCCGCGAGATGACCAGTCTGTCGTCGGAAGAACGCGCCGAACTCAAGGTTGGCGATGTCTTGCTTGTTACAGTCGTTCAAACCGAAGACGCTGAAGGGCGTATCGTGTTGTCGATAGATAAAGCACGCCAAGAAAAGAGTTGGCGGGCCTTGCAAGTCAACCATGAGGCTGGCGATGTGATCCACGCCGCCGTGACCAACTATAACAAGGGTGGTCTATTGGTTAATTTAAGTGGGGTGCGTGGCTTTGTGCCATCATCACAGGTCAGCAGTGTTAGCCGTGGCTCCGATGTCCAAAAACAATCGGATATGGCAAAACTGGTTGGTCAAACCTTGCCACTGAAAATTATTGAAATCAATCGTTCACGCAACCGGCTGATTCTATCCGAGCGCCAAGCAGTCCAAGAGGTTCGCGATTCACGCAAGGACCAATTGCTTGAAAAACTGGAACCAGGCGCAGTTCGCACTGGCCGCGTAACCAGTTTGTGCGATTTCGGGGCGTTTGTTGATATTGGCGGAGCTGATGGTTTGGTTCACCTTTCCGAGCTTTCTTGGAGTCGCGTCAAGCATCCCGAGGAAGTGTTGAAAGTTGGCGATGCAGTCAGCGTCTATATTCTGAGCGTCGATGAAGATAAAAAACGCATCGCGTTGAGTATCAAGCGCACCCAAGCTGAGCCTTGGACAACCGTTACCGACCGCTACCAAATTGGCCAAAGCGTCTCTGGGGTTGTCACTCAATTGACCGCCTTTGGCGCGTTTGTGCGGCTCGAAGATGGCATCGAAGGTCTGATCCACATCTCAGAAATGAGTGATGAACGAATTCAACACCCACGCGATGTGATTAATGAAGGCGACAGCGTTTCAGCGCGGATTATTCGGATCGACCCAACTCGCAAGCGGATTGGCCTGAGTACCCGCAGTGGTAGCGCTGAGTCAAGTGCTGAAGCCACGGCTGAAGCCACACCTGAGGCAACCACCAGCGACGCTGCCGAAGACGACAAATAA
- a CDS encoding ATP-dependent Clp protease ATP-binding subunit: protein MGAYDKMSRRAKQVMSFAQEEARAFNHPYIGTEHLLLGLILEGEGVAARVLAELGVTITKARNAVEFIVGHGDGPRSTAEIDLTARAKKVFEYAIDEARKLNHTYISTEHILLGLVRNAEGVATGVLEIMNVGLDQVRTQVMRMMRQGVGGSSTPSPSAGGERQAKQSKTPYLDALSTDLTELAEAGRLDPVVGRKDEIERVIQILSRRTKNNPALIGEPGVGKTAIAEGLAQRIVADDVPDSLKGKRLVTLDMGALVAGTKYRGQFEERLKRVVDEIKESRCILFIDEFHTIIGAGGAEGTLDAANILKPALSRGELQCIGATTLDEFRKYIEKDAALERRFQPVMVDEPTIEETIEILRGIKTRYEDFHQLQIEDEAITAAAVLSARYVPDRFLPDKAIDLIDEASSRVRMYRSATPSALRDALRGLDAIRKEKDAALEEGQFEVVQDLRVREERMLQRITDLEDEEEKTRGSEQRKGKPYVTQEDIAEVVAMWTGIPVMRLASEETERLMKMEDYLHERVVGQEEPISIIARAVRRARAGLKDPKRPIGSFIFLGPTGVGKTLLAKALAEFMFGSEDALIKIDMSEFQERFNTSRLVGSPPGYVGYGEGGQLTDAVRRRPYSVVLFDEIEKAHPDTFNLLLQVLEDGNLTDGKGRRVDFRNTVIIMTSNVGTEQIRRGSRIGFGGNRNTIDVEDTRKKVDDELKRMFRPEFLNRIDGTIIFHPLTDIEIRNIARLEVNRVRKQLVDHQIDLLVTDETLDLLAKRGYDPTYGARPLRRVITNMIEDGLAEGLLQGRFKDGDKIHIELEDNEVVLRSEREAAELENPSVEPEAELV from the coding sequence ATGGGTGCATACGACAAAATGAGCCGCCGCGCTAAGCAAGTGATGAGCTTTGCCCAAGAAGAGGCGCGAGCGTTTAATCATCCTTACATCGGCACCGAGCATTTATTGCTGGGCTTGATTTTGGAAGGTGAAGGGGTCGCCGCTCGTGTGTTGGCTGAACTTGGTGTGACCATCACAAAAGCCCGCAATGCTGTTGAATTTATTGTTGGCCACGGCGATGGCCCACGCTCGACTGCCGAGATTGATTTAACGGCACGGGCCAAAAAAGTTTTTGAGTATGCAATCGATGAAGCTCGCAAACTCAATCATACCTATATCAGCACTGAACATATTTTGCTGGGTTTGGTGCGCAATGCCGAGGGTGTCGCAACTGGTGTCCTCGAAATTATGAATGTTGGGCTGGATCAGGTTCGCACTCAAGTAATGCGTATGATGCGTCAAGGGGTTGGCGGCAGTAGCACGCCTAGCCCAAGTGCTGGTGGCGAACGCCAAGCCAAACAAAGCAAAACACCCTATCTCGATGCGCTTTCAACCGATTTGACCGAGTTAGCCGAGGCTGGCCGACTTGATCCAGTGGTTGGGCGCAAAGATGAAATTGAGCGCGTGATTCAAATCTTGTCACGCCGCACCAAAAATAACCCAGCCCTAATTGGCGAGCCTGGGGTTGGTAAAACTGCGATCGCTGAGGGCTTAGCTCAACGGATTGTCGCTGATGATGTTCCAGATTCACTCAAAGGCAAGCGTTTGGTAACGCTTGATATGGGAGCTTTGGTGGCTGGAACCAAATATCGCGGCCAATTCGAGGAACGCCTCAAACGGGTGGTTGACGAAATTAAAGAAAGCCGTTGTATTTTATTTATCGATGAATTCCACACGATTATTGGTGCTGGTGGAGCCGAAGGCACGCTTGATGCCGCCAATATTCTGAAACCAGCGCTTTCACGCGGCGAATTGCAATGTATTGGCGCAACGACGCTCGATGAGTTCCGCAAATATATCGAAAAAGACGCAGCACTCGAACGCCGTTTCCAACCAGTTATGGTCGATGAACCAACCATCGAGGAAACGATCGAGATCTTGCGCGGGATCAAAACGCGCTACGAAGATTTCCATCAATTGCAAATTGAGGACGAAGCGATTACTGCCGCTGCCGTGCTGAGTGCTCGCTATGTGCCCGATCGTTTCTTGCCCGATAAAGCCATCGACTTGATCGACGAAGCCTCATCACGGGTGCGTATGTATCGCTCAGCCACACCATCGGCCTTACGCGATGCTTTGCGTGGGCTTGATGCGATTCGCAAAGAGAAAGATGCAGCCCTAGAAGAAGGTCAATTCGAAGTTGTGCAAGATTTGCGGGTTCGCGAAGAGCGTATGCTCCAGCGCATCACCGATCTTGAAGACGAAGAAGAAAAGACCCGTGGCTCGGAGCAACGCAAAGGTAAGCCTTACGTGACCCAAGAAGATATTGCCGAAGTTGTGGCAATGTGGACGGGGATTCCGGTAATGCGCTTGGCTAGCGAAGAAACTGAACGGCTCATGAAGATGGAAGACTATCTGCATGAGCGGGTGGTTGGCCAAGAGGAACCAATTTCGATCATTGCTCGCGCTGTGCGGCGTGCCCGCGCTGGCTTGAAAGATCCTAAGCGCCCAATTGGCTCGTTCATTTTCTTGGGGCCAACTGGGGTTGGTAAGACTTTGCTAGCTAAGGCGTTGGCTGAGTTTATGTTTGGCTCAGAAGATGCCTTGATCAAAATCGATATGTCGGAGTTTCAAGAGCGCTTCAATACCTCACGCTTGGTTGGCTCGCCTCCAGGCTATGTTGGCTATGGTGAAGGCGGTCAATTGACTGACGCTGTACGCCGTCGTCCGTATAGCGTGGTGCTGTTCGACGAAATCGAAAAAGCTCACCCCGACACCTTCAACTTGTTGTTGCAAGTGTTGGAAGATGGCAACTTGACCGATGGCAAAGGCCGACGAGTCGATTTCCGCAATACTGTGATCATTATGACCTCGAATGTTGGGACTGAACAAATTCGGCGTGGTTCGCGGATTGGCTTTGGTGGCAATCGCAACACGATCGATGTTGAGGATACCCGCAAGAAGGTTGATGATGAACTGAAGCGCATGTTCCGGCCTGAGTTCCTCAACCGGATCGATGGCACAATCATTTTCCATCCATTAACTGATATCGAGATTCGCAACATTGCCCGCTTAGAAGTCAACCGCGTGCGCAAGCAATTGGTCGATCATCAAATTGATTTATTGGTAACTGATGAAACCTTGGATCTGTTGGCCAAACGTGGCTACGACCCAACCTATGGCGCACGTCCGTTGCGCCGCGTCATCACCAATATGATCGAAGATGGCTTGGCTGAAGGATTGCTACAAGGTCGCTTCAAAGATGGCGATAAGATTCATATCGAGCTTGAGGATAACGAAGTGGTGTTACGTTCAGAGCGTGAAGCCGCCGAGTTGGAAAATCCTAGTGTCGAGCCTGAAGCCGAGTTAGTCTAA
- a CDS encoding ROK family protein translates to MQILGLDIGGTGIKAAPVDCSTGKLLADVERRDTPQPATPEAVLEVAQELVEYFAWQGPIGCGFPAVVQRGIVRTASNIDQRWLHCDVAARFSQHFDRQVTVINDADAAGLAEITFGAGREVMGTLLMLTLGTGIGTALFHDHDLLPNLELGQISVRGKPGHEWAAASVREDQNQSWEQWAQGVELFLQTIEVMLWPDLIILGGGVSKDADQFLDRIRIRAKLVPARLTNDAGIIGAALFAAQTSPE, encoded by the coding sequence ATGCAGATTTTAGGCCTTGATATTGGTGGCACTGGCATCAAAGCGGCTCCGGTCGATTGTTCAACTGGCAAATTGTTGGCCGATGTGGAGCGCCGTGATACGCCGCAGCCTGCTACGCCGGAAGCGGTACTTGAAGTTGCTCAAGAATTGGTTGAGTATTTTGCTTGGCAAGGGCCGATTGGTTGTGGCTTTCCGGCGGTGGTTCAGCGTGGAATTGTCCGCACAGCCTCGAATATTGATCAACGCTGGTTACATTGCGATGTGGCCGCCCGTTTCAGCCAGCATTTCGATCGTCAGGTGACGGTGATCAACGATGCTGATGCTGCTGGCTTAGCCGAAATTACTTTTGGCGCTGGCCGTGAAGTGATGGGCACGTTACTGATGTTGACCCTAGGCACAGGTATTGGCACGGCGTTGTTTCATGATCATGATTTATTGCCCAATTTGGAGCTTGGCCAAATTAGCGTGCGTGGCAAACCAGGCCACGAGTGGGCCGCCGCCAGTGTGCGCGAAGACCAAAACCAAAGCTGGGAGCAATGGGCGCAGGGCGTAGAGCTATTTCTGCAAACCATCGAAGTGATGCTCTGGCCCGATCTGATTATTCTTGGCGGTGGTGTCAGCAAAGATGCTGATCAATTCTTGGATCGAATTCGGATTCGCGCCAAACTTGTGCCTGCTCGGCTTACTAACGATGCGGGAATTATCGGTGCTGCTTTGTTTGCGGCTCAAACAAGCCCCGAATAG
- a CDS encoding WXG100 family type VII secretion target, which translates to MTADIVQHKSDDMEQVSSRFQKLHDHQVQMEAMIRRMYEELRGGAWQGDAAQAFFAEMNENVFPAMKRLQNVLAVSGEVTKQISQIFRQAEEEAAKGITFDGSGAPSGGGNGTASAGGGGGNADGGSGSGGGNAGATGGGAGIAAGGGGSSSGGGGGGSSSGGGGGGSSSGGGGGGSSSGGGGGGSSSGGGGGGGGSASSGGGGGGGGGSSQEPMSTEQVFNDKYMGDLVGQQFQGAGNPELNSAMELLTSGNATPEQIEEALKKIAAARGVPLEKIQADYGKFLELREQAAKTGAANGQSAVEAINQTFHGDFMGSTSSLRYGKVVGDVLGIDPVFGSMLNPSGGLVGPGNKAIDLGDSPVSYHGAVHDAAGYLFNYHDMGPGYNYLGLERRDTANPLTGQESGIRYWNEKMGNTGIGATISNGAGSLIGKAQDAVNWFGDVKQDVQNTWSGVKDWFSKTF; encoded by the coding sequence ATGACAGCAGATATCGTCCAGCATAAGTCTGATGACATGGAACAGGTTTCCAGTCGGTTCCAAAAATTGCATGATCACCAAGTGCAAATGGAAGCGATGATTCGCCGCATGTATGAGGAACTTCGAGGTGGTGCTTGGCAAGGGGATGCAGCCCAAGCATTCTTTGCCGAAATGAACGAGAATGTCTTTCCTGCTATGAAGCGATTGCAAAATGTGCTAGCAGTGAGCGGCGAAGTTACCAAGCAAATCTCGCAAATCTTCCGTCAAGCCGAAGAAGAAGCCGCCAAAGGCATCACCTTTGATGGCAGCGGCGCACCATCTGGTGGTGGCAATGGCACTGCTAGCGCTGGTGGCGGTGGCGGCAACGCCGATGGTGGCAGCGGCAGTGGTGGCGGTAATGCTGGTGCTACTGGTGGTGGCGCAGGTATTGCTGCTGGTGGCGGAGGTTCATCGTCAGGCGGCGGTGGCGGCGGTTCATCGTCAGGCGGCGGTGGCGGCGGTTCATCGTCAGGCGGCGGTGGTGGCGGCTCATCGTCAGGCGGCGGTGGCGGCGGTTCATCGTCAGGTGGCGGCGGCGGCGGTGGCGGCAGCGCATCGTCAGGTGGTGGCGGTGGCGGCGGTGGTGGCAGCAGCCAAGAACCAATGTCAACCGAGCAAGTCTTCAATGATAAATACATGGGCGATTTGGTCGGCCAACAATTCCAAGGTGCTGGCAACCCTGAGCTGAACTCGGCCATGGAATTACTGACCAGTGGCAATGCTACCCCTGAGCAAATTGAAGAAGCGCTCAAGAAGATTGCCGCAGCTCGTGGCGTGCCATTAGAAAAAATCCAAGCCGACTATGGCAAGTTCCTTGAATTGCGCGAACAAGCTGCCAAGACCGGCGCAGCCAACGGCCAATCGGCTGTTGAAGCAATCAACCAAACCTTCCATGGCGATTTCATGGGCAGCACCTCAAGCTTGCGCTATGGCAAAGTCGTCGGCGATGTCTTGGGCATCGACCCTGTATTTGGTTCAATGCTCAATCCAAGCGGTGGCTTAGTTGGCCCTGGCAACAAGGCAATCGACTTGGGCGATTCACCAGTCAGTTACCACGGCGCTGTCCACGATGCTGCTGGCTACCTCTTCAACTACCACGATATGGGTCCAGGCTACAACTACCTTGGCTTGGAACGCCGCGACACGGCTAACCCATTGACTGGCCAAGAATCAGGTATTCGCTACTGGAACGAAAAAATGGGCAACACTGGCATTGGCGCAACCATTAGTAACGGCGCTGGTAGCTTGATTGGCAAAGCCCAAGATGCTGTCAACTGGTTTGGCGATGTCAAACAAGATGTCCAAAATACCTGGAGCGGAGTCAAAGATTGGTTCTCCAAAACCTTCTAG
- a CDS encoding Imm10 family immunity protein encodes MQIWHFTAAVVAIEQLADEHLLILGLADKTDEPDEYLTIQRSFDEANFEYQDSDLDGYCVCLPNGATDYRCIERWELELGRLHIHFNQSAQAVFQLVGVDVKLAIDSDQHQQLHQALQQLLN; translated from the coding sequence ATGCAAATATGGCATTTTACCGCAGCGGTTGTCGCAATTGAGCAACTCGCCGATGAGCATTTATTGATTTTAGGGTTGGCCGATAAGACTGATGAGCCAGATGAATATCTAACGATCCAGCGTAGTTTTGATGAAGCTAACTTCGAATACCAAGATAGTGATTTGGATGGCTATTGTGTGTGTTTGCCCAACGGTGCAACTGATTATCGCTGTATCGAACGCTGGGAACTTGAATTAGGCCGTCTGCACATTCATTTTAATCAATCAGCGCAAGCGGTTTTTCAACTCGTAGGCGTTGATGTCAAACTGGCGATTGATTCAGATCAACATCAACAACTGCACCAAGCATTGCAACAATTATTGAATTAA